ACTGTGAGTGATCGTGTTATGTTATGTAGTTGGCTGCCTGCATCGATTGGAGAAGCATAGTGTTTCTGTATTTGTTGTTTTAACTCGCTGTTGATAGACTAGTCAATTGTCAAGTCTAGATGCTTGTTATTTTGCGAAGAATGTTAATCATTTTGTGGAATTCAAAGGAGTTAGATTACATTTCTTCACAATTactaaaattttactattatgTCCAGGTCTCTTTCGGTGTTGTTGGATTAGGACTTGGCGTTGGGCTTCTCTCGTGAGTATACTCGTTCTTTTATCCAGTAAAAATTGAATCATTGTCAGGTGAAAGAATATGAATCTTACGTATAAACAATCAGTATTCTTGTGCCTGCTTACTAGATTACGTAAAAATAAAGAACATGTAGACTGGATTAGGAGTTCTTGACTTTGGGAGCTTAGTAAGTCTTTTAAAGCTCGCATGATGGTTACCTTGACGGAAACCATGATTTACCTATGTTTTGGAAGCTGCCCCTCTTGCAAAAGCAAATTCTGCGACACTCGGCAAGTGTTGATGAGCCCTTCTTTGATTTACCAACATTTTCCCAAAGTGAAATTTGACTGGGGCAAGTACTGCAGCCAAACAAGCAAGCAGCAAGTATATGTGTGACTGTCTCGGTGCTAAATATTGAACAAGGATTCCATGCTTCTTTATGTGCATCGAATTGTCCAAATGATTAAGTATGAGAAAGTGGATCTTAAGTTTGTTCCTCTTTCTTACCTCAACTGAGCATTGCCAAATTTTGACTTCTCTTCCTATAGGTATGGCTTTGGGGCTTACTTCAATATCCTCCCAGGGTCTGAATGGTCGGCGCTGATGCTGACCTATGGCTTTCCTCTAGCAATCATTGGCATGGCTCTCAAGGTTCTTTATTATCTCCTTTATTCACATTATACATACAACTTCAAATATTAATCTTTTACTGTTTAATTTTATGTGCTTTAATCCATGCTATATACATCTCGTCACTTTCACATAGCATGCTATTATTCCATGAGGAATTGGCTAGAAGACTTAGCTTGCCTGCTGACCACAAGTAgtacttaatttatttattatgtatCCATCCCCAACTTACGATTGATATTGTTGTCTAGTATGCAGAACTTAAGTCTGTGCTCAGAACTTATTCGTTTTTATGTATCCACCCCTAACTTATGATATCTTCATCTTGATATTGGTGTCTAGTATGCAGAACTTAAGCCTGTACCCTGCTTGACTTATTCAGATGCTCTAGCAATGAGAGAAAAATGTTCAACTCCGATTCTCAATCAGGTAGTTTTTACGTATAATTTCTTCTTTATCATCTATACAAATCTCGTTCTGTGCATGATAATGTTTCCATTTATGATGCTAACTTCGCTTCTGATATCCACGTTTGCTTATGTCATAACCTTCATAACGGAACCCTGTGCCCTTTGTCTTCCATCAAGTTTGATGTGCTTCCTTGTTGTCTGCTGACAGCCAAGTTGTTTTGTGTATCGCAATACGTTATACTCTCTCcttcctgaaaagtatgaactatttccttattAGTCCGTCCTTGAAAAGTGTGAACTTTCAATTTTTGGAATAATCAAACAACACATTACctctacacatcattttatttacaacttataccattacacTACACTACTGATGATGTGGAGCCAACTCTCCACCAACACTACTTACACTACCATTTATctgtctctcttactttaccaattatacgttaaaacctgtgccgaaccaaatgttcatatttttcagggacggagggaaccaaatgttcatacttttcacggagggagtacatttctaattttaaattgCTTACTTTTGTTGGAGGGTAGTATTGATGTCAAGTGTTATTTGCTTAATTGATGCACTAAAGTGGTGAAGTCTCATACTGTCTTCATAGGTACTGAAAAATATTATGAATGCTTACCATAAAGATGCCTGATGAGCACTATTCCTTGCATCTATTAAAATGTAGATGCAAGTAGATTATTATCATATAATCCATATGATAAAAATTACTGCATGTATGGGCATGGATGTGAGTATGCAAGGAGCCATTTGTGCTATGATTTCCCATCACCTCCTTATATGCTAGTTCTCAAAACGGACATTGATGTGTGCGgttcctttttttttcaaatggaAGTCTGGGTGGTTTAAGAAAACAGCTTCAAGTCTCATTTTAAACTTTTGGTCATGGACGGCAATAAAACTTTGATAAGACGTTTCTCCTCCAACCAATACGTCGGGGGTTCGAGTCACCACGGTCATGGGGGTAAATGTGGAACCATTATTGATGCTCTTGTAAAGATTTTCACCTAACTCTAATGGGTGATGACTTGAAAATTGGAATCATTAGGATGAGCTTTGTGTTTGTGTTATGATAATTATATTCCTTCTTGATGGATTTTTGTATTCAAAATCATGTTTTGCACATCAGGCTCCCATAATTTTGTCTTTGCTAGAGATGCTCAGATGCATAAGCCTCTAGTTTCCACTGACTAGAAATTACATCTCATTTTATATGTTAGGTCAGAAATGATGTTACAAGATACCGTTATGGGGATGAGCAGCATCTGGATGAAGCATTAAAGCGAATTTTCCAATACGGCCAGGTAGCTAACACATATTCCTTGCTTTCTTCATGTCAATCTTCCTATGTCACTGCAGACAAATAACTTTACAGTAGTCATTTTCTAATGAAAGATTGTGTTTCATAACAAAATGATTTGAATGGGTTTAGGACTACAAGAATTGAAGATTTAATGTTTTCAACAAAACAATTTGTATAAAAAGGTAGATCATGATTGTGACCTTTTAACTTGGAGTAGACCAAAGCACATTGGATGCATAAACATTTTTATTGCTGCTGAAGTTAGATTAGTTATTGTATCTCGATCTGCCATCataaacttgctatttgatgtTGGCGGAAGGATTTAGGAGTTTGAGGCTCAAAAACTGAATCAGAATTGCACTATAACCCTTTTGGTTTTTCCTTTGATGAAATCATACAAAAATCTTGCAGTTCCTATTAGAGTTTAGCATTCAACTATGAAAGTTGCTGTGTGCAAAGACTACAGTTTTGCTTAACCTAAATATGGTTACTGTTCTGCTATTGTTGCAGGGTGGAGGTATTCCTCGAAGGAGTGCTCCAATTTTACAAAGTATCCGGGAAGAAGTATGGTCCTCAAACTTGGTTGTTTTAAGTCGGTTCTTTCACTATTTGATAGTATTTCACACTGAACTTACCATCTTGATTCCTCCTTTTGTTTCTAAAGAGTATTCCCCTTATAAATGCTCTATAACGTCACTATGGAAGGACATCTATTCTATTGATATACCAATGTGATGAGTTGCCTCAGATGCTCTggtgattttatgaattattcttATGTTTAGGTTACTGAAGATGGGAAATATTCATTGGTGTTAGTATTTGAGGCCAAAGCACTGGAGTTATCCGACTTTGAAAAAAGAAAGGTGATATCTTATTTTCTTCCATCTACTCAAGTATTTCATCATATTAGGTGCAAGGCTAAATACTCCCTgttcattttaaaaaacaaaaaaatgtagGCAAAAATTGCTTCCTTCTTTGGGCCAGGGATCACTGCTGAAATTAGTAagttctgtacattatttgcttcacattgtcaaaattttaatacgAAGAAAATAGACAAAAGGCTAATAACCACTGGTTTCTAAATGCAGTCGAAAGTGGGAACGGTTCATACGAGGTCAAACTAATTTCCAACACAACATTGTAAGCAGGCAGCCTACAAGCTCTTGTTGGCAATTCAATAGAATATACCATTCAGGGGTTGGGTTATTCTACATTTTTGCTACCCTGTTGTATATCACAAGCTATTTCTGTTGTATAACCTATAGTGGAAGCAACAAGTGGATTATCTCTGGTCCCATATCCCTCTCTTTTACAGAAATTGCTTAAATCACATTTGGAActcaaataattattataaatcaGATATACATGTGTGGCAAACACTGCAAACAAGTCAATATATTGCACAAGATGCATCATGGGAGAAGACTAcaatacaaaaataattttaaaaacctCCAATTTGTATTCACATATAATGCAAACGCCCAACAGATATATTAGTGTATGGTATAAATGTACATTGACTGGTAAAGGTAATCAAAGAATGTTGGTTGACTGCATATATTGTCTTGAATATGAAAAAAGGAGACGATGTTCTAAACAAGTACCTACTACACTGCTGTAGTTATGAGAAACCAATGCCCACAACGTTAGCATGTTATGAGTTACtgtatgtactccctccgtcccactgaagatgacgcattttcctttttggtttgtcccagcCAAGATGACGCATTATATTcccactctcttactttactctctccacttaacacacaaaaat
This DNA window, taken from Salvia splendens isolate huo1 unplaced genomic scaffold, SspV2 ctg207, whole genome shotgun sequence, encodes the following:
- the LOC121789318 gene encoding thylakoid membrane protein slr0575-like yields the protein MAVTSTAGMVAGCGGGGILVRCPGCICSRSLPCLASSRIPGPNLSIYHTQFPLKTHLKLYRSPKLARAADSTQSSSIATANTDKTVIPDSEFTLAKVSFGVVGLGLGVGLLSYGFGAYFNILPGSEWSALMLTYGFPLAIIGMALKYAELKPVPCLTYSDALAMREKCSTPILNQVRNDVTRYRYGDEQHLDEALKRIFQYGQGGGIPRRSAPILQSIREEVTEDGKYSLVLVFEAKALELSDFEKRKAKIASFFGPGITAEIIESGNGSYEVKLISNTTL